In Humulus lupulus chromosome 7, drHumLupu1.1, whole genome shotgun sequence, the following are encoded in one genomic region:
- the LOC133791415 gene encoding extensin-2-like — translation MRNFNLPANANLLISTVPLHHDPDIWGQEFHLFKPERFSEGVAKATKDNMAAFLPFGMGPRTCAGVNFASIEAKIALTMIMQRYSFTLSPAYVHSLVNIPTNSLQHGVQGNYYCSRHYYFYNFPRHPQYPPPYYFPPCPHYPPSPLPHPSPPTLPPPHPSPSPPTPPSSHPTPTTPPSPPPPSHPHPSPPTPPSSHPTPTTPPSPPPPSHHHPSPPTPPSSHPTPTTPPSSRPTPTPPPSPTTPPSSHPPPTTSPSPPTPTPPSSHPNPTTPPSPTAPPPSKSNCSEIMQRLNPCINEMIAYNNRGSGQISSICCDIILQASDSCNTANGSYSWSVSISGPALDYCRNHH, via the exons ATGAGAAATTTCAATCTTCCTGCTAATGCTAATTTACTCATATCAACTGTACCACTTCATCATGACCCTGATATATGGGGACAAGAATTTCATCTTTTCAAACCAGAGCGATTTTCTGAAGGGGTTGCAAAAGCTACTAAGGACAATATGGCTGCTTTTCTTCCCTTTGGAATGGGACCTCGAACTTGTGCAGGGGTTAACTTTGCCAGTATCGAAGCAAAGATTGCTCTGACAATGATTATGCAACGATATAGCTTCACATTGTCCCCAGCCTATGTCCATTCACTAGTTAACATTCCCACAAATAGCCTGCAACATGGTGTTCAA GGTAATTATTATTGTTCTCGTCATtactatttttataattttcCACGCCATCCTCAATATCCTCCTCCTTATTATTTTCCACCTTGCCCTCATTACCCGCCCTCTCCTCTTCCTCATCCTTCTCCTCCTACCCTGCCACCCCCTCatccttctccttctcctcctACACCGCCGTCTTCTCATCCTACTCCCACAACGCCGCCTTCTCCTCCACCCCCTTCCCATCCTCATCCTTCTCCTCCTACACCGCCCTCCTCTCATCCTACTCCCACAACGCCGCCTTCTCCTCCACCCCCTTCCCATCATCATCCTTCTCCTCCTACACCGCCATCTTCTCATCCTACTCCTACAACACCGCCCTCTTCTCGTCCTACTCCCACACCACCGCCTTCTCCTACTACCCCGCCCTCTTCTCATCCACCTCCCACAACGTCGCCTTCTCCTCCTACACCTACACCGCCGTCTTCTCATCCTAATCCTACAACACCGCCTTCTCCTACTGCACCGCCGCCAAGTAAGAGTAACTGTAGTGAGATAATGCAACGTCTTAATCCATGCATTAACGAGATGATAGCGTACAATAATCGAGGGTCCGGTCAAATAAGCTCGATATGTTGCGACATTATTTTGCAGGCTTCTGATTCATGCAACACTGCTAATGGTTCGTATTCATGGTCCGTCTCCATTTCTGGACCTGCCTTGGATTACTGCAGGAATCATCACTAG
- the LOC133790772 gene encoding uncharacterized protein LOC133790772: protein MAKAQGDISGAIDCLNKYLETFMADHDAWRDLAEIYVSLQMYKQAAFCYEELILSQPTVPLHHLAYADVLYTLGGLENLQAAKKYYASTIDLTGGKSTRALFGVCLCSSAIGQLAKGRNKEDKESELQSLAAAALEKDYKQRAPATLSLITTALKNLKVSS, encoded by the exons ATGGCAAAGGCACAAGGCGATATTTCAGGGGCAATTGATTGTCTAAATAAATACCTTGAAAC ATTTATGGCTGATCATGATGCCTGGAGAGACCTGGCTGAAATCTACGTTTCTCTTCAAAT GTACAAGCAAGCTGCATTCTGCTATGAAGAGCTAATATTATCACAACCTACTGTTCCTTTACATCACTTAGCCTATGCTGAC GTACTTTACACACTTGGCGGACTAGAAAATCTACAGGCAGCAAAGAAATACTATGCATCCACTATTGACTTGACTGGAGGCAAAAGTACTAGAGCGCTTTTTGGTGTTTGCTTG TGTTCTTCTGCCATTGGGCAGCTGGCAAAGGGTCGGAACAAGGAAGACAAAGAGAGTGAGCTACAATCTCTGGCAGCAGCAGCCTTGGAAAAGGACTACAAACAAAGAGCACCTGCAACACTTTCCTTGATTACGACTGCCttaaaaaacttaaaagtttCATCATAA